In the Pseudoalteromonas sp. A25 genome, ATCATCTTCTACTATGACATTATCCATTATAATAGCGCCCATCCCGACCAGTATGCGATTACCGAGCGTGCAACCATGCAGCATAACTTTATGACCAACAGTGACGTCGTCGCCGATAATAAGAGGGTAACCATCAGGGTTATTGTTACTCGCTCGAGTCAAATGAAGGACGGAGCCATCCTGTACGTTTGTTCTTTCGCCAATTTGGATGTAATTCACATCGCCTCTAGCTGCAACTAAAGGCCAAATACTACTATCAGAGCCAATTGTTATATCACCCACAAGTACTGAAGACTCATCAACGTAAACGCCTTCAGCAAGGGTTGGGCGGATCCCTTTGTAGCTTCTCAACATAATAACCACCTTATCTATACTCTTGATCTAGTGTAGAGCTTTCAAAATAAATAAGCTACAAGGACAAATATTGAGAATTGCTCAGTGGTTCTGGTTATAAAACTATCAAAAATAGCGTTTTCGTTCGAAAAATGCTCGAACGGTCTATTTTTCTCACTTTTCTTCAAAAATTCTTCTAAAAGGGCTTGCGCTTTTAATTCGCCGCCCTATAATGCGACCCCACTGACACGGAGCGCTGAGCAACTTAAGCAAAGCAACAACGGGTTAGAGTCGAGTAAAACTTAATTTTAAAACTTAAAATTAAGTGTTGACAAAAAAATGGGAATGCTTAGAATGCACACCCCTCGAGACGCTAAAGTGTTTCGAAACGTTCTTTAAAAATATGAAGCAATCATCTGTGTGGGCACTCGTACAGATTGAGTTCTAACAGCAGAACTACCTCGGTAGGGACGCAAACAAATTTAGAGTCTCAATTGAACTGAGTGACCAACGGAAACAAGTTTACTTGTTTCAACACAGTCAATTCGATTTCTTAGGAAATCAAAATCAGAATTCAATGAGCACGAAACTTAGTTCCATTGCGAACGCGTTTCAAAAAACTTTTAATTGAAGAGTTTGATCATGGCTCAGATTGAACGCTGGCGGCAGGCCTAACACATGCAAGTCGAGCGGTAACATTTCTAGCTTGCTAGAAGATGACGAGCGGCGGACGGGTGAGTAATGCTTGGGAACATGCCTTGAGGTGGGGGACAACCGTTGGAAACGACGGCTAATACCGCATGATGTCTACGGACCAAAGGGGGCTTCGGCTCTCGCCTTTAGATTGGCCCAAGTGGGATTAGCTAGTTGGTGAGGTAATGGCTCACCAAGGCGACGATCCCTAGCTGGTTTGAGAGGATGATCAGCCACACTGGAACTGAGACACGGTCCAGACTCCTACGGGAGGCAGCAGTGGGGAATATTGCACAATGGGCGCAAGCCTGATGCAGCCATGCCGCGTGTGTGAAGAAGGCCTTCGGGTTGTAAAGCACTTTCAGTCAGGAGGAAAGGTTAGTAGTTAATACCTGCTAGCTGTGACGTTACTGACAGAAGAAGCACCGGCTAACTCCGTGCCAGCAGCCGCGGTAATACGGAGGGTGCGAGCGTTAATCGGAATTACTGGGCGTAAAGCGTACGCAGGCGGTTTGTTAAGCGAGATGTGAAAGCCCCGGGCTTAACCTGGGAACTGCATTTCGAACTGGCAAACTAGAGTGTGATAGAGGGTGGTAGAATTTCAGGTGTAGCGGTGAAATGCGTAGAGATCTGAAGGAATACCGATGGCGAAGGCAGCCACCTGGGTCAACACTGACGCTCATGTACGAAAGCGTGGGGAGCAAACAGGATTAGATACCCTGGTAGTCCACGCCGTAAACGATGTCTACTAGAAGCTGGGGTCCTCGGACAACTTTTTCAAAGCTAACGCATTAAGTAGACCGCCTGGGGAGTACGGCCGCAAGGTTAAAACTCAAATGAATTGACGGGGGCCCGCACAAGCGGTGGAGCATGTGGTTTAATTCGATGCAACGCGAAGAACCTTACCTACACTTGACATACAGAGAACTTTCCAGAGATGGATTGGTGCCTTCGGGAACTCTGATACAGGTGCTGCATGGCTGTCGTCAGCTCGTGTTGTGAGATGTTGGGTTAAGTCCCGCAACGAGCGCAACCCCTATCCTTAGTTGCCAGCGATTCGGTCGGGAACTCTAAGGAGACTGCCGGTGATAAACCGGAGGAAGGTGGGGACGACGTCAAGTCATCATGGCCCTTACGTGTAGGGCTACACACGTGCTACAATGGCGTATACAGAGTGCTGCGAACTTGCGAGAGTAAGCGAATCACTTAAAGTACGTCGTAGTCCGGATTGGAGTCTGCAACTCGACTCCATGAAGTCGGAATCGCTAGTAATCGCGGATCAGAATGCCGCGGTGAATACGTTCCCGGGCCTTGTACACACCGCCCGTCACACCATGGGAGTGGGTTGCTCCAGAAGTGGATAGTCTAACCTTCGGGAGGACGTTCACCACGGAGTGATTCATGACTGGGGTGAAGTCGTAACAAGGTAGCCCTAGGGGAACCTGGGGCTGGATCACCTCCTTATACGATTTAGAACTTATTTGTTCGAAGTGTCCACACAGATGATTGTTAGTTGGTAAGGTAACTTACTGATTAATATTGCTCTTTAAAAATTTGGAAAAGCTGATAATTAAATTCTTATAGATATTCGTATCTATAAAGAGTTTTCAAAAGTAAAACAATGCCAATTAATCATTCATTTGATTAGTTAGCATCTACTTTAGTATTCAATATTAACTTCTGGCGAAGTTGAAATCAGTCTTTGATTATCAACCTAAAACTATTTTGGGTTGTATGGTTAAGTGACT is a window encoding:
- a CDS encoding gamma carbonic anhydrase family protein is translated as MMLRSYKGIRPTLAEGVYVDESSVLVGDITIGSDSSIWPLVAARGDVNYIQIGERTNVQDGSVLHLTRASNNNPDGYPLIIGDDVTVGHKVMLHGCTLGNRILVGMGAIIMDNVIVEDDVIIGGGALVPPNKTLKSGYLYVGSPAKQARPLTEDELTFLKVSAQNYVQLKDEYLKEGQ